One region of Oncorhynchus keta strain PuntledgeMale-10-30-2019 unplaced genomic scaffold, Oket_V2 Un_contig_406_pilon_pilon, whole genome shotgun sequence genomic DNA includes:
- the LOC127924442 gene encoding cytoplasmic dynein 1 light intermediate chain 1-like isoform X2 — translation MIWSSILSEVSTRSRSKLPSGKNVLIMGETGAGKTTLIAKLQGVEEYMKGRGLEYLYFNVHDDDIDDHAMCNAWILDGDLYHKGLQKFAVCGENMADTMALLVVDMSRPWTVLDSLQKWASVLREHIDKLRVNPETLRDMEQRLVRQFRSTQSQGVTTAPLPRGGTPWLGRLRRSVWCSPWERTHSHTTWACLLWWCVQSILFPSLHFPHLQCDMFLSLEKEHDYREEHFDFIQSHIRHFCLQYGAALLYTSMKENKNLDLLYKYLVHRLYGFPFDMLAQVVDKDSVFIPSGWDNEKKVAILYENFQSLKREDKFEEVIIQPPVRKFVHEKELGAEDDQVFLLKLQTLLSKQPPAAAGRPVDTTNRAPSGSPRVSNRSATANVANVMPMQPGGQTSEGVLANFFNSLLSKKTGEGGGANNTPRTVRKSVSKVGLDGEPEASSPTSSSPPADMEES, via the exons GTGAGACGGGGGCAGGGAAGACCACTCTCATAGCCAAACTGCAGGGAGTTGAAGAATACATGAAAGGCAGAGGACTGGAGTACCTGTACTTTAACGTTCACGATGATGACATCGATG atcaTGCTATGTGTAACGCATGGATTCTGGACGGTGACCTGTACCACAAAGGCCTCCAGAAGTTTGCTGTGTGTGGGGAGAACATGGCCGACACTATGGCCCTGCTGGTAGTGGACATGTCCAGGCCGTGGACGGTGCTGGACTCTCTGCAGAAGTGGGCCAGTGTGCTACGAGAACACATCGACAAGCTCCGAGTCAACCCAGAGACACTGAGGGACATGGAACAGAGAT TGGTCCGACAGTTCAGGAGTACTCAGAGCCAGGGGGTGACCACAGCACCTCTCCCAAGAGGAGGAACCCCGTGGCTGGGGAGGCTGAGGAGGAGTGTGTGGTGCTCCCCTTGGGAgagaacacactcacacacaacctGGGCGTGCCTGTTATGGTGGTGTGTACAAAG tattctctttccctctcttcactTCCCTCATTTGCAGTGTGACATGTTTCTCAGTCTAGAGAAAGAGCATGACTACCGGGAAGAACACTTTGACTTCATCCAGTCTCACATCCGACACTTCTGCTTGCAGT ATGGCGCAGCGCTGCTATACACGTCAATGAAGGAAAACAAAAACCTAGACCTTTTGTATAAATACCTGGTCCATAGATTATACGGGTTTCCCTTTGACATGCTGGCCCAGGTGGTGGACAAAGACTCAGTATTCAT CCCATCAGGATGGGATAATGAAAAAAAGGTTGCCATTTTATATGAAAACTTTCAGTCGTTGAAAAGGGAAGACAAGTTTGAGGAAGTTATCATCCAGCCTCCTGTTAGAAAG TTTGTACATGAAAAGGAACTAGGTGCGGAGGATGACCAAGTGTTTCTCCTCAAGCTTCAG ACCCTGTTGTCTAAGCAGCCCCCAGCGGCAGCAGGCAGACCAGTG GACACCACAAACAGAGCACCCTCTGGCTCTCCACGGGTGTCAAATCGCTCGGCAACAGCAAACGTGGCCAATGTGATGCCCATGCAACCAG GCGGGCAGACCAGCGAGGGTGTGCTGGCTAACTTCTTCAACAGTCTCTTGAGCAAGAAGACCGGGGAAGGGGGCGGGGCCAACAACACGCCCAGAACAGTCCGGAAGTCAG TATCAAAGGTGGGACTTGACGGTGAGCCAGAGGCGTCCTCCCCGACCTCATCCTCACCCCCAGCCGACATGGAGGAGTCCTGA